One genomic region from Eremothecium gossypii ATCC 10895 chromosome I, complete sequence encodes:
- the SME1 gene encoding mRNA splicing protein SME1 (Syntenic homolog of Saccharomyces cerevisiae YOR159C (SME1)), translated as MSGKQQKPMMPPINCIYNYLQQQTTVTFWLFQQTQMRIKGRISGFDEFMNVVVDEAVEVPVDEKSGEEQVGRSTRLGRILLKGDNITLITAAEEEGV; from the coding sequence ATGTCCGGAAAGCAGCAGAAGCCCATGATGCCGCCAATAAACTGTATATATAActacctgcagcagcagacgACAGTAACATTCTGGCTGTTCCAACAGACGCAGATGCGCATCAAGGGGAGAATCAGCGGGTTCGACGAGTTCATGAACGTGGTGGTGGACGAGGCGGTGGAGGTGCCGGTGGACGAGAAGAGCGGGGAGGAGCAGGTGGGCCGCAGCACGCGGCTGGGGCGGATCCTGCTGAAGGGGGACAACATCACGCTGATTacggcggcggaggaggagggTGTATAG
- the PET123 gene encoding mitochondrial 37S ribosomal protein PET123 (Syntenic homolog of Saccharomyces cerevisiae YOR158W (PET123)), producing MGKVIAKFGFKSGILPKPRPILKHPTVNMTAKVQEALAPKPKGPSGVGYADNIAHPAGSRREPEPVKFIDVEQMIKATVPEPQQARQPASEQQAAKNRIAAMRREYLSDAFRAEERRLLRQEELLRQRQQLLEEESQRQLAEATRERASDLTIPTLEELVNEPLMRQRTPEEQKLVDMKRKHNREVLALRIQERRMAQLVSLYHAAEEYIVTEPQLLRHIDEVFSSENAHTLKNRPLVSASGRENENERAVLDTLFGTVAAGRFDGLPAVRDFLAGEQRAAASAPAPDSASQPPVN from the coding sequence ATGGGCAAGGTAATTGCCAAGTTTGGCTTCAAAAGCGGTATCCTCCCCAAGCCAAGGCCAATCCTAAAGCACCCCACAGTTAACATGACAGCAAAGGTGCAGGAGGCGCTAGCCCCCAAGCCCAAGGGCCCCAGCGGCGTTGGCTATGCAGACAATATTGCGCACCCGGCCGGGTCCCGCAGGGAGCCGGAACCCGTGAAATTCATCGACGTTGAGCAGATGATCAAGGCCACCGTGCCGGagccgcagcaggcgcgccAGCCGGCGAGCGAGCAGCAGGCCGCCAAGAACCGCATTGCGGCGATGCGCCGTGAATACCTGTCGGATGCCTTCCGCGCAGAGGAGCGCCGCTTGTTGCGGCAGGaagagctgctgcggcagcgccagcagctgctcgaggaagagagccagcgccagctcgcCGAGGCCACCCGCGAGCGCGCTAGCGACCTCACCATCCCCACGCTTGAGGAGCTCGTCAACGAGCCGCTCATGCGCCAGCGCACGCCCGAggagcagaagctcgtCGACATGAAGCGCAAGCACAACCGCGAGGTCCTCGCGCTCCGCATACAGGAGCGCCGCATGGCCCAGCTCGTCTCGCTCTACCACGCCGCCGAGGAGTACATCGTCACCGAGCctcagctgctgcgccacATCGACGAGGTCTTCTCCTCCGAAAACGCGCATACGCTCAAGAACCGCCCGCTCGTCAGCGCCTCCGGCCGCGAGAACGAAAACGAGCGCGCCGTGCTGGACACCCTGTTCGGCACCGTCGCTGCAGGCCGCTTCGACGGCCTCCCCGCCGTCCGCGACTTCCTCGCCGGCGAGCAGCGTGCTGCCGCCAGCGCTCCGGCCCCGGACTCTGCCAGCCAGCCTCCTGTAAATTAA
- the TRS120 gene encoding TRAPPII-specific subunit TRS120 (Syntenic homolog of Saccharomyces cerevisiae YDR407C (TRS120)), whose product MEGVCGPARVRVLVVPASDGWRRGEFLGYVERLRESPEVRLVDITPIADSMFNPQGFPQGKLLFEIEVEAKDESSMLFLYDFEPYRKTFVVVGLCQGTAGAEAAGRLAKLEAKFPHCIGHCLIYQTAGAANERVLGFGASSETLMCDVGRCFLRALHTYYLSYKHVTLRSPGAVGGNAVLKTTFMCRPAGPNAKRLSATLENGTGSKKGSLKGAKVAAPDRSQQRAKGRQLKILANFQLLAGQYMSALANFSEAAHTAHKVRDHLWLGSALEGVFISMILLSYLAVPFQIPAVVVQLCPPKSYVVASASSSQRSSSSSISGSPNSGANGAFQSPRPSMSGPNAPVLHSNEVLLGNLLKCLNERVLHYYELSLTQSVEYTPQVVYCQSLLRMLQFMSECHKSNSLGEPALRSMVLGVTHEPEAPADTMEPILFSKMEIYQLSNRFFELQLKDLDLITQVRFYITLASVYGNLSLERKRAFVLRILFVSLLPNIEALPWRDEYDNLMEELLRTYGIASWEPENKIQDALSVHWVTLQKNVLILLINIVKKAGRARKVLKFSRWAITRYSHILTHTEQTRLFKDFLLPAAQQHPEEFEYCDPFLLRNISLLKLEHHRQVPTVEHLEIASNSENKGEIFNPFKYNDVAAPEASNDDIENFMVSERAEFICSFQNPFNYDLDITSLSLCQEDVKYLRICGNQVSSEAPFIVKAHSMRALHLTVEFLQDTPGHKLRALNIGLFKLPARKYPICNSEQKSVFASSRAVLGECKLVIIEDQPQLDFLSSDLPRASCMLLTGVKKRLQCKVHNTSLSKTANYFRFCINTNVSSQLKDDYWRTIAADDLYDMELQLEQLKEKCIKVTNFPDEIKPNEVVLFDLEIDSTCAPLHLDHFDLVINYGNNHSGNNAVYVRKLVIPFNVTLKRSVEVTNMEIVQIHEELPSTVDVDWINYIRAQMREQQLSFSAFALMLLDIRNSWTSKVVLELGYDDFSASPHEIGSCQTIRIIVPIKKLRGNSDLSDRPIPSIVRGRQFVHSGLSDDQLHDLQTHFWCREHLLSKLHCTWKGSSFAGTVNFRLFMPKLSNNAIAVMYRSKKTPYTLELRTSDPHVSVCEEVTITATIDASLEHDSTSTVFVQFQFFERRTGKQIPNSNKQLLYNGTLMNSIDLRTQQELTLKVLPIESGDYEFHGSIVGTDAAAYSLVHVT is encoded by the coding sequence ATGGAAGGCGTATGCGGCCCGGCACGGGTGCGGGTGCTGGTGGTACCGGCAAGCGATGGGTGGCGGCGCGGGGAGTTTCTAGGGTACGTTGAGCGGCTGCGCGAGAGCCCAGAGGTGCGACTGGTGGACATTACGCCGATAGCAGACTCGATGTTCAACCCGCAAGGGTTTCCGCAGGGCAAACTGCTGTTCGAGATTGAGGTGGAGGCCAAGGATGAAAGCTCGATGCTGTTTCTGTACGACTTCGAGCCCTACCGCAAGACGTTTGTGGTGGTCGGGCTGTGCCAGGGAACGGCGGGGGCGGAGGCGGCCGGACGGCTGGCGAAGCTGGAAGCGAAGTTCCCGCACTGCATTGGGCACTGCCTGATCTACCAGACTGCGGGGGCGGCGAACGAGCGGGTGCTGGGGTTCGGCGCGTCGTCGGAGACGCTGATGTGCGACGTGGGGCGGTGTTTTCTGCGGGCGCTGCACACGTACTACCTGTCGTACAAGCATGTGACGCTGCGATCGCCGGGCGCGGTGGGGGGCAACGCGGTGCTGAAGACGACGTTTATGTGCCGGCCGGCGGGGCCGAACGCGAAGCGGCTGTCCGCGACGCTGGAGAACGGCACGGGCAGCAAGAAGGGGTCGCTGAAGGGCGCGAAGGTGGCGGCGCCGGACCGGTCGCAGCAGCGTGCGAAGGGGCGGCAGCTGAAGATCCTGGCCAACTTCCAGCTGTTGGCCGGACAGTACATGAGCGCGCTGGCGAACTTCTCCGAGGCCGCACACACGGCGCACAAGGTGCGGGACCACTTGTGGCTGGGCAGCGCGCTGGAGGGCGTGTTCATCTCGATGATCCTACTATCGTACCTGGCGGTGCCGTTCCAGATCCCGGCTGTGGTCGTGCAGCTGTGCCCGCCGAAGTCATATGTAGTCGCCTCCGCCTCGTCGTCGCAGCGCAGCTCGAGCTCGTCGATCAGCGGCAGCCCGAACTCCGGGGCAAACGGCGCCTTTCAGTCGCCGCGGCCGTCGATGAGCGGGCCGAACGCGCCGGTGCTGCACTCGAACGAGGTGCTGCTGGGTAATCTGCTGAAGTGTCTGAACGAGCGTGTTCTACACTATTACGAGCTGTCTCTGACCCAGAGCGTTGAGTACACGCCGCAGGTCGTCTATTGCCAGTCGCTGCTCCGCATGCTGCAGTTCATGTCGGAGTGTCACAAGAGCAACTCGCTGGGTGAGCCTGCCCTGAGATCAATGGTGCTCGGGGTCACACATGAGCCTGAGGCTCCCGCCGACACCATGGAGCCGATTCTTTTCTCAAAGATGGAGATTTACCAACTCTCCAATCGTTTTTTTGAGCTGCAGCTGAAGGACCTCGATCTCATTACACAGGTTAGATTTTACATCACACTAGCGTCTGTTTACGGAAACCTATCGCTGGAGAGGAAGCGTGCTTTCGTACTGCGCATTTTATTCGTATCTCTGCTCCCGAACATTGAAGCACTTCCGTGGCGTGATGAGTACGATAATTTGatggaggagctgctgcggacCTACGGCATCGCGTCCTGGGAGCCAGAGAACAAAATACAAGACGCACTTTCAGTTCATTGGGTCACCCTGCAGAAAAACGTTCTCATCTTACTCATTAACATAGTGAAGAAGGCTGGAAGAGCACGGAAGGTCCTCAAGTTTTCCCGGTGGGCAATCACTAGGTACAGCCATATTCTCACGCATACCGAGCAGACTCGCTTATTCAAAGACTTCCTACTACCTGCTGCGCAACAACACCCCGAAGAATTTGAATACTGTGATCCTTTCCTCCTGCGGAATATCTCATTGTTGAAGCTCGAGCACCATAGGCAGGTACCCACGGTAGAACACCTCGAAATTGCCTCTAATTCAGAGAATAAAGGAGAAATATTCAACCCTTTCAAATACAATGATGTTGCGGCACCAGAGGCGTCGAATGATGATATAGAAAACTTTATGGTTTCCGAAAGAGCGGAATTTATATGCTCATTCCAAAACCCATTCAACTACGATCTGGACATTACCTCCCTTTCGCTATGTCAGGAAGACGTAAAGTACTTGAGAATCTGTGGAAACCAAGTTTCCAGCGAAGCGCCATTCATTGTTAAGGCGCACAGCATGCGGGCGCTTCATCTCACCGTGGAATTTCTGCAGGATACCCCAGGTCACAAACTGCGGGCGCTGAATATAGGCTTGTTCAAGCTACCTGCCAGGAAATACCCCATTTGTAACTCGGAACAAAAATCGGTGTTCGCTTCTAGCAGAGCAGTTTTGGGGGAATGCAAGCTCGTGATAATCGAAGACCAGCCTCAGCTGGATTTCCTCTCCTCTGATCTTCCACGTGCATCGTGTATGCTGCTGACAGGTGTGAAGAAACGCTTACAATGTAAAGTGCACAATACGTCGCTCTCCAAGACAGCCAACTACTTTCGCTTCTGCATAAACACAAATGTAAGCTCGCAGCTGAAGGATGACTACTGGCGTACGATCGCCGCGGACGACCTATACGATATGGAGTTGCAGTTGGAGCAGCTAAAAGAAAAATGCATCAAGGTCACGAACTTTCCAGACGAAATTAAACCTAATGAAGTGGTCCTATTCGATCTCGAGATCGACAGCACCTGTGCGCCGCTGCACCTAGATCACTTTGATCTAGTTATCAACTATGGTAACAACCACAGCGGAAACAACGCCGTTTATGTCAGAAAGTTAGTCATACCTTTCAACGTTACCCTTAAGAGGAGTGTGGAGGTCACAAACATGGAAATAGTTCAAATACACGAAGAATTGCCCAGCACAGTGGATGTTGATTGGATTAACTACATCAGAGCACAGATGCGCGAGCAACAGCTGTCATTTTCTGCCTTTGCGCTGATGCTGCTCGACATTAGAAATTCTTGGACCAGCAAGGTCGTTCTAGAACTGGGATACGACGATTTCAGTGCCTCTCCACACGAGATTGGCTCCTGTCAGACTATCCGCATCATAGTACCGATCAAAAAGCTCCGCGGCAACTCGGACCTCAGTGATCGGCCGATCCCGTCCATCGTTCGCGGCCGCCAGTTCGTCCACAGCGGGCTCTCTGACGACCAACTGCACGACCTCCAGACCCACTTCTGGTGCCGTGAGCACCTCTTGTCGAAGCTTCACTGCACCTGGAAGGGAAGTTCGTTCGCCGGTACGGTCAACTTCCGTCTATTCATGCCGAAACTGTCCAACAACGCGATCGCTGTCATGTACCGTAGCAAAAAGACGCCATACACGTTGGAATTACGCACGTCCGATCCCCATGTCTCTGTCTGCGAAGAGGTCACCATAACGGCAACTATAGACGCATCCCTCGAGCACGACAGCACTTCGACTGTCTTTGTACAGTTCCAGTTTTTCGAACGACGGACCGGCAAGCAAATACCCAATTCGAACAAGCAACTGCTGTACAACGGAACGCTGATGAATTCAATCGATCTGCGCACTCAGCAGGAGCTAACTCTCAAGGTCCTGCCCATTGAATCCGGGGATTACGAGTTTCATGGCTCGATCGTGGGCACTGACGCTGCAGCGTACTCGCTTGTCCACGTGACCTGA
- the PUP1 gene encoding proteasome core particle subunit beta 2 (Syntenic homolog of Saccharomyces cerevisiae YOR157C (PUP1)) yields the protein MAGLSFDNYQRNQHLASTSHKQPRATSTGTTIVGVKFEGGVVIAADTRSTQGPIVANKNCEKLHRIAPRIWCAGAGTAADTEAVTWLIGSNLELHSLYTGREPRVVSALQKLKQHLFKYQGHIGAYLIVAGVDPTGAHLFSVHAHGSTDVGQYQSLGSGSLAAMAVLEAQWREGMGRADAMALAAAAIEAGIWNDLGSGSNVDLCVMEVGKDAELFRNYITPNTREAKQNSYKFARGTTAVLRESTLQIYDEEIVDTAA from the coding sequence ATGGCGGGCTTATCGTTTGACAACTACCAACGCAATCAGCACTTGGCCAGCACATCTCACAAGCAGCCTCGGGCGACGTCGACGGGGACGACTATCGTAGGGGTGAAGTTCGAGGGCGGCGTGGTGATCGCGGCAGACACGCGGTCCACACAGGGCCCGATCGTGGCCAACAAGAACTGCGAGAAGCTGCACCGGATTGCGCCGCGCATCTGGTGCGCGGGAGCGGGGACAGCGGCGGACACAGAGGCGGTGACATGGCTGATCGGGTCGAACCTGGAGCTGCACTCGCTGTACACGGGGCGGGAGCCGCGGGTGGTGTCTGCGCTGCAGAAGTTGAAGCAGCATCTGTTCAAGTACCAGGGGCACATCGGGGCGTACCTGATCGTGGCGGGGGTGGACCCAACGGGGGCGCACCTGTTCTCGGTGCACGCGCACGGGTCGACAGACGTGGGGCAGTACCAGAGCCTGGGGTCGGGGTCGCTGGCCGCGATGGCGGTGCTGGAGGCGCAGTGGCGCGAGGGCATGGGGCGCGCAGACGCGatggcgctggcggcggcggcgatCGAGGCGGGCATCTGGAACGACCTGGGGTCCGGGTCGAACGTGGACCTGTGTGTGATGGAGGTGGGCAAGGACGCGGAGCTGTTCCGCAACTACATTACGCCGAACACGCGGGAGGCGAAGCAGAACTCGTACAAGTTTGCGCGCGGCACGACCGCGGTGCTGCGTGAGAGCACGCTGCAGATCTACGACGAGGAGATCGTGGACACGGCTGCGTAG
- the ADE8 gene encoding phosphoribosylglycinamide formyltransferase (Syntenic homolog of Saccharomyces cerevisiae YDR408C (ADE8)): protein MSGPKVTVLISGSGSNLQALLDAQRQGKLPVEFVRVISSSAKAYGLTRAAQHDIPATVHSLYKYNAGIEKEQTAERAAARRRFEEDLASLVLQDGPDLVVCAGWLLILGPTFLQRVRGVPIINLHPALPGAFDGTTHAIELAWNKCQQDGAPLRAGCMVHYVIEQVDKGTPLVVKELEIVPGAETLDEYEQRVHRTEHVAIVEGVAAALRAQGKL, encoded by the coding sequence ATGAGCGGTCCGAAAGTGACAGTCCTGATTTCGGGCTCTGGGTCAAACCTGCAGGCTCTGCTGGATGCACAGCGCCAGGGCAAGCTACCGGTCGAGTTCGTGCGAGTCATCTCATCCAGTGCCAAGGCGTATGGCCTGACACGGGCAGCGCAGCACGACATTCCCGCGACGGTGCACTCGCTATACAAGTACAATGCTGGGATTGAGAAGGAGCAGACCGCAGAAcgggctgcggcgcgccggcgctTCGAGGAAGATCTCGCCAGCCTAGTACTGCAGGACGGGCCAGACCTAGTGGTTTGCGCCGGATGGCTGCTGATCCTCGGGCCAACCTTCCTGCAGCGCGTGCGCGGCGTCCCCATCATCAACCTGCATCCAGCGCTGCCGGGCGCCTTCGACGGCACCACCCACGCCATCGAGCTCGCTTGGAATAAGTGCCAGCAGGACGGCGCGCCACTGCGCGCAGGCTGCATGGTGCACTATGTGATCGAGCAGGTCGACAAAGGCACGCCGCTCGTGGTCAAGGAGCTGGAGATCGTACCGGGCGCAGAGACGCTCGACGAGTACGAGCAGCGCGTGCACCGGACCGAGCATGTCGCCATCGTCGAGGGCGTcgccgcggcgctgcgcgcgcagggCAAGCTGTAA
- a CDS encoding AAR121Wp (Syntenic homolog of Saccharomyces cerevisiae YDR409W (SIZ1) and YOR156C (NFI1)): MSTPIKYDIQQTCHEMSLLRVPELKAVCRSIGLPLSGRKADLQARIKEYVENSLRPNHVDPFRPKAIMALIQKSKVGDVLPTYESILQALRTGAFTHPVATGHAPPSSLFPSDSVDGAPHDESGDQHQTARAVGRKGSPSSVFYPSPFYNLKRMVSGSPKMAAKSPGRGTCNMKFRLSETESKFILDSKDTKLLLFCGPVSQGNRVHIQFPHPNEIKLNDNMIKDNVRGLKNKIGTAKPADLTPFVKHNAENYLQLVYAFTKEDFLVYLYIVTMNTPEKILEGVLARPKIVKPATLAYIKKILSEDEDDDLMTTSTIMTLQCPISYSRMKYPVKSVRCDHLQCFDAMSFILSQMQIPTWQCPVCQKQIEIKDLAVCDYVDDIIKSSNENVEQVVINSDGSWVAKEEEPENRPGKSTDTEQPAQTNIKDEDIDQVILDEEMSTKKAANDPIVISLDSDDEDDDVSLAEELAKLKNHPQSHSNSHTSPQKQSRTPDSLLNGKVSRASSVPLAVEQTSSFSPNERSISSNGGNAPLDRTISTEGSARVISLPSRSAGVLSTGSGSLSNHPVTTLNHTLQDNGISTITRLPRDMPATNLHRVLTDYNPSGHLNSQHDATLSNLSSKTGDVHRPSNSSSSFNGAQKRASIPNILGSAPLSNQSRTPDNRLTHGTSIHENPRLELNGDQSLLFGGNTGQASGNLAGVSPAENSRRSNSHDQSQYRLHSNAFHSTAPPNEPSKNTSPGTTVAPASVVGTNTRNTQRGPTGDVSQESVEQPQSASRASDESSARIMSPSHHTEPVVSVSTISSNTRPPILPPLPSIHRPLISPSPPVDDAPSGYYPTRQDHSKAYPSTNPRNKKPPVSPFIPRKYSSVVPKKRLLSTSDGAAKGDTNNACTNHGD; the protein is encoded by the coding sequence ATGAGCACGCCGATAAAGTATGACATACAACAGACGTGTCATGAGATGTCGTTGTTGCGTGTGCCGGAGCTCAAGGCAGTATGCAGGTCGATAGGGCTGCCGCTGTCAGGACGCAAGGCGGATCTCCAAGCACGCATCAAAGAATATGTGGAGAACTCTCTGCGACCCAACCACGTTGATCCCTTCAGGCCGAAAGCCATCATGGCGTTGATACAAAAGTCTAAGGTGGGGGACGTACTACCGACATACGAGTCGATTTTGCAGGCGCTGAGGACCGGTGCGTTTACACATCCGGTGGCCACGGGTCATGCGCCACCAAGCAGTCTGTTCCCATCGGACTCGGTGGATGGGGCCCCGCACGATGAATCCGGTGACCAGCATCAGACAGCACGGGCGGTGGGTCGCAAAGGATCGCCGTCAAGTGTGTTCTATCCAAGTCCGTTTTATAACTTAAAGCGTATGGTATCGGGTTCGCCGAAGATGGCGGCCAAATCACCAGGGCGTGGGACTTGCAATATGAAGTTCAGGCTAAGCGAAACTGAGTCGAAATTCATACTTGATAGCAAAGACACGAAGCTACTACTTTTCTGTGGCCCTGTAAGCCAGGGAAATCGCGTGCATATCCAGTTTCCGCATCCTAATGAAATAAAGCTAAATGATAACATGATTAAGGATAATGTTCGGGGGTTGAAGAACAAGATTGGGACAGCCAAGCCTGCTGACTTGACACCTTTTGTCAAGCACAATGCTGAGAACTATTTGCAATTGGTATATGCATTTACGAAGGAAGACTTTTTGGTATATCTATACATCGTGACGATGAATACCCCCGAGAAGATACTGGAAGGGGTGCTAGCGCGGCCTAAGATCGTGAAGCCTGCAACTCTTGCATACATTAAAAAAATTTTAAGCGAAGATGAAGATGACGATTTGATGACGACCTCTACTATTATGACCTTGCAATGCCCTATTTCATATTCACGGATGAAATACCCTGTCAAATCCGTCCGTTGCGATCATTTACAATGCTTCGATGCTATGTCCTTTATTCTCTCTCAAATGCAGATCCCTACGTGGCAATGCCCCGTTTGCCAGAAACAGATTGAAATTAAAGATTTAGCTGTCTGTGACTATGTGGATGATATCATAAAATCTTCTAATGAAAATGTGGAACAAGTGGTAATTAATAGTGATGGTTCATGGGTAGCGAAGGAAGAGGAACCTGAAAATCGACCAGGAAAATCAACTGACACTGAACAGCCTGCACAAACCAATATAAAGGACGAGGATATAGATCAGGTAATACTTGATGAGGAGATGTCAACTAAAAAGGCAGCAAATGACCCTATTGTTATCTCTCTGGATAGTGATGATGAAGACGATGATGTGTCATTAGCAGAAGAGCTCGCTAAACTGAAAAATCACCCCCAATCACATTCTAACAGTCACACTTCTCCACAGAAGCAAAGTAGAACACCCGATAGCCTGTTAAATGGGAAGGTAAGCAGGGCTAGTTCGGTACCTCTGGCTGTAGAACAGACATCTTCTTTCAGTCCAAACGAACGCTCAATATCATCTAACGGTGGTAACGCACCATTGGATCGGACAATTTCTACTGAAGGCTCAGCAAGAGTAATTTCTCTGCCCTCGCGATCTGCCGGTGTTCTTTCGACTGGTTCAGGATCGCTTTCAAACCATCCTGTAACTACGCTGAACCACACTTTACAAGACAACGGCATATCGACAATCACAAGACTTCCTCGAGACATGCCCGCCACCAATCTTCATCGTGTACTGACGGACTATAATCCAAGTGGCCATTTGAATTCGCAGCATGATGCCACGCTTTCCAACCTGAGCTCGAAAACTGGAGATGTACATCGGCCTTCCAATTCCTCTTCGAGTTTTAATGGAGCACAAAAAAGGGCTAGCATCCCAAATATCTTAGGCTCTGCTCCACTTAGTAATCAATCAAGAACTCCAGACAACCGTTTAACACATGGTACATCGATCCATGAGAACCCGCGGTTAGAATTAAACGGTGATCAGTCTTTACTCTTTGGCGGTAATACAGGGCAGGCATCGGGTAACTTGGCGGGTGTTTCACCGGCCGAAAACTCCCGAAGGAGCAATTCGCATGATCAGAGCCAATATAGATTACATTCCAACGCTTTCCATTCGACTGCCCCTCCAAACGAACCTTCTAAGAACACTAGTCCAGGTACAACTGTTGCACCTGCGAGCGTTGTTGGTACAAACACAAGGAACACACAACGTGGACCCACGGGAGATGTCTCCCAAGAATCAGTCGAACAGCCGCAATCAGCTTCGCGCGCATCCGATGAATCTAGCGCAAGAATTATGTCGCCTAGTCATCATACGGAGCCAGTAGTGTCTGTTTCGACAATCTCTTCTAACACACGCCCTCCTATACTGCCACCGCTTCCCTCAATTCATCGACCGCTTATTTCTCCTTCGCCGCCTGTAGATGATGCGCCATCTGGATATTATCCCACTCGCCAGGACCACTCTAAGGCATATCCATCAACTAATCCAAGAAACAAAAAGCCACCAGTGTCGCCTTTTATTCCTAGGAAGTATTCTAGCGTGGTGCCAAAGAAAAGACTATTATCAACTTCTGATGGCGCTGCGAAAGGTGACACAAATAATGCTTGTACAAATCATGGCGATTGA
- the STE14 gene encoding protein-S-isoprenylcysteine carboxyl O-methyltransferase (Syntenic homolog of Saccharomyces cerevisiae YDR410C (STE14)) — MTTGNGAASHEEEPLVIDGAVYPDIVKNPLDEISCTSYVLGILFGASVALLPIARFWNFNLYVAALCAFHFLEFYITARYNPGKVEVGSFVLRNGKSYFLAQALSVCEVWLELWLFPNWKNTWRSTGHTACVVVGIVLLLFGQYVRSQAMVTAGQSFSHLIKTTKEPDHVLVTTGIYRISRHPSYLGYFWWTLGTQLVLLNPVTFVVFAIILCKYFSDRIRYEEHYLLQFFGKVYVSYRESTGVYIPFIP, encoded by the coding sequence ATGACTACCGGGAATGGCGCTGCATCGCATGAGGAAGAGCCTCTTGTGATCGATGGTGCTGTCTATCCCGACATCGTGAAGAACCCACTAGATGAAATATCGTGCACCTCTTATGTCCTCGGGATATTATTTGGTGCATCTGTGGCGCTGTTGCCAATAGCCAGATTCTGGAACTTTAATTTGTACGTTGCAGCGTTGTGCGCATTCCATTTCCTCGAGTTTTACATCACGGCAAGATACAATCCCGGGAAGGTGGAGGTGGGCTCCTTTGTGCTCAGGAACGGCAAAAGCTACTTCCTGGCGCAAGCCCTCTCGGTATGTGAAGTCTGGTTAGAGTTATGGCTGTTCCCAAATTGGAAGAACACCTGGAGAAGCACAGGCCACACGGCTTGCGTGGTGGTAGGCAttgtgctgctgctctTCGGACAGTACGTAAGGTCACAGGCCATGGTTACAGCTGGCCAGTCTTTTTCCCACCTGATAAAGACTACCAAGGAACCTGACCATGTGCTTGTCACTACTGGAATCTACCGAATTTCGCGGCATCCATCGTACCTCGGGTACTTTTGGTGGACCTTGGGAACGCAATTGGTGCTATTAAATCCGGTTACTTTCGTGGTATTTGCTATAATACTATGTAAGTATTTCAGTGACCGGATCAGATATGAGGAACATTACCTATTGCAATTCTTTGGCAAAGTGTATGTGTCCTACAGGGAGAGTACCGGTGTGTATATCCCCTTCATTCCTTAG
- the VPS71 gene encoding Vps71p (Syntenic homolog of Saccharomyces cerevisiae YML041C (VPS71)), producing the protein MGFVEEINLKTYDPDVYFTSIHARTSSARNRIPKSLSTGSETNRPNRRVNYSLADLENRIYNQRGSSQGADDTDKADSYSAERYTQAELLKSNKRFMELDTENFGDARDVPYLMSALTGINKDRIDQAATGISGGAVPTQSSSNRARNKFELPKNMQMMYRCTRPPIPKRKNTNRIVALKKTLSSRRPLSSYLDALDHVNRSIIYNNVYNKKFTKVLPVVTVCSICGGYRSLSSCVKCMDKICSLKCYTLHNETRCSS; encoded by the coding sequence ATGGGGTTCGTCGAGGAGATTAACTTAAAGACTTACGACCCAGATGTATACTTCACTAGCATACATGCCCGCACCTCTTCAGCTAGGAACCGCATACCGAAGTCGCTCTCAACCGGCTCAGAAACGAACCGGCCAAACCGTCGCGTAAACTACTCGCTTGCAGACCTAGAAAACAGAATATACAACCAGCGGGGGAGTTCGCAGGGAGCTGACGATACAGACAAGGCAGATTCGTACAGCGCAGAGCGGTACACCCAGGCTGAACTGCTGAAGTCCAACAAACGTTTCATGGAACTGGACACCGAAAATTTCGGAGATGCCCGAGACGTGCCTTACTTAATGAGCGCGCTCACGGGCATAAACAAGGACCGCATTGACCAGGCTGCCACGGGTATCTCCGGGGGCGCTGTTCCCACCCAGTCGTCGTCCAACCGAGCCCGCAACAAATTTGAGCTCCCCAAAAACATGCAAATGATGTACCGATGCACCAGGCCGCCTATACCGAAAAGAAAGAATACCAATCGGATCGTGGCTCTCAAGAAGACCTTGTCCTCAAGAAGACCCCTTAGCAGCTACCTGGATGCCCTCGATCATGTGAACAGAAGCATAATCTACAACAACGTGTACAATAAAAAGTTCACGAAGGTTCTCCCGGTCGTGACCGTGTGCTCTATTTGTGGTGGTTATCGGAGCCTCTCAAGTTGCGTCAAGTGTATGGACAAGATATGCAGCCTGAAATGTTATACTCTGCATAACGAAACACGGTGCTCGAGCTGA